In Gimesia panareensis, the genomic window TGTCTCAAAGGGAATCTTGAGTGATTTCAGGAATTTCATATAGGCGAGATTGTTCTCGTAATTAAAGCCCTTCGTGCCGACATGGATCAGGATTCGCAGCGGTGGCTGTGGATGTTGGGCATATTTGCGCGCCAGATCGTAGGTGTTATCCCCTTTGACGAAGACCAGGTTTTCGCTCTCACGCCCATTCTCTTCTGAGATCCGTTTTTCGGTCGCATGGCCGGCTCCCCCCGGTGCAGCGGAACAGAACAGGTCCGGATGTTTGAACATGATCCGCGTCGTTCCCCGTCCCCCTTGGGAAAAGCCTTCGAGCCCGCGGCCTTTACGGGCGGCGATGGTCCGATAAGTCGCGTCGATGTGCGGGATCAACTCTTTCACAAACACATCTTCACCCATCGCATGCTTACGGTCAGGCATGTTGTAATGACTCACCGGTCCGCCGTTCACAAACACGTAGATCATCGGATCCACTTTGCCTGCGGAGATCTGCTTGTCGATGTATTGAACCAGTTTCACGCTTTTGGTTTCGCTGCCGGGACGACCGCCGTGCAGGTAGTAGACCACGGGGAATCGCTCGTTCTTGTTTTGGAGATCCCGATACTGCGGAGGCAGATAGATACAGTAGCCGACATCGACGTTCATCGAAGGACTGCGAAACGTGGCATGTGTCACGCCGGGCAGCTCCTGTTTGAGTTCATTCACCCACTGAAACGGCTTGCGTTTCGGTTTGGCTTTCTTCTGTTGTCCACAGACGGGGCTGGAGATCAGGAGTAATGCGACAACAACAGCGAGGCAGGATCGCAGGAGGTAATTCGGATTCATAATTCTGGTTCACTTCGATGCAGGAAAAAACGGTGAATCAATCAACATGATATCGATTGTAAACAGTTCCAGAGTCTCCTGTCGAAACTGTTTCTGAGATGGTTCACTATTTTCCAGAGAACAATCAGATAATACCATGCAATGGACCGCCGGGAGCACCCAGCTGATCGACGCGGCGGGTGATCTCCGGGTTTTCGATCAGGGGAGGAGCATGGTGTGGTTTGATGCGGGCATCAATGACCAGCGCACCACGACAGCCCCAGTGTTTCTGCTCGGTGAAGGCTTCGATACCGTCGATATCAGATGCCGGATTGGAGCGGGTAAAGACCGTCCACAGAAAGTTATTCAGGCTGGCTGCTGTAAACTCGCTGTCGTCGATCAGGACCACCAGGGGAAAGCCATTGATGGGATGCGACAGATCCAGGGCCGCACAGAACTTTCGCAGATCCTGATTCTGCTCCACAAATCGTGGTGCTTGCACAGCGAGAATACCGGGCCGACAGACGCGCGGTGCAGTAAAGCCGTCCGGCAGTGAGAAGTCTCCCGGTATTTCAGTGGCCAGTTCACGCCTGACCGGTCCCGCGGCCGCCATCACGACTTTGGAACCCATGTTAAATCCGGTACCCGAGTAATCGAGTGTGTCGATCGTCGTGCAGGTTTGGAAATGCAGATCGCGCTGCCAGTCGATGCGTTCCAGCAGATGTGCAAGAAAGTCTTCAATCTCTTCGGCGTCCAGTTGGGGATTGTCCTCCCGGGCGATGATCATCAGGTATTTTGCCAGGCTCAGCTGCCCCTGTCCCAGGATGGCGTTCGCGTTCGTCAGAATTTCCTGGGGCTTGCGCTCCTGATCGTAGGGCGTGTAGCGTTCGCTGCCGACCGCCAGCAGCAGGGGGTGCACGCCGGCTGCATCCACGGCATGGACCTGGTGCACACCTGGAATGACAGACGGAATCGCGGGACCGGTGATCTCATGAATGATCGCGCCAAAGGCGGTATCTTCCTGCGGGGGGCGACCCACCACGGTGAAGGGCCAGATTGCATCGTTGCGATGGTAGATGGCTTCGACATTCATGACCGGAAACGGATGCTTCAGGCTGTAGTAACCCAGGTGATCGCCAAACGGACCTTCCGGCAGCAGCTGTTCCGGATCGACCCAGCCGGTAATACAGAAGTCGGCGTCCGCATACATGGGGAGCCCGCCGGGATTGCGGACCATGCGAATCGCCCGCTTGCTGAGGGCACCTGCGAAGGTGAGTTCAGACAACCTTTCCGGCAGAGGCATCACCGCGGAAAGTGTCATTGCCGGCGCACCGCCCACAAAGACATTCACCTTCAGCGGCTCTCCCTTTTCAATCGCCTCTGCATGATGCACGCCGATGCTGCGGTGGATCTGGTAATGCAGGCCGATCTGTTGGTTCGGTTGATACTCATTGCCGGCCAGCTGAATACGGTACATCCCCAGGTTGGAGTTCATCAGCCCTCCGCGGCGGGGAGATTCCGTATACACCTGGGGCAGCGTTACAAACGGACCGCCATCGTCGGGCCAGCTTTTCAGTTGCGGCAGGTCTTGCAGCTGAATCCGGTTCTGCATGATCGGCCCCCGCGAACAATTGCGGGGCAGCATATGCAGCAGCGAAAAGGGAACGTCGCGATAGCGCCAGGGGTGTTTCCAGAACTGCGAAGGATCAACTTTCAGTTCCACCAGATGATTTACTGCGCGCAGGGCATCGCGAAAAATATATTGGGTGCGTTCCAGGGTACCAAACAGGTTGCTGACCATCGGGAAGCGGCAGTTACGGACATTCGCAAAGAACACAGCCGGGCCCCCCGCCTGATAGACGCGGCGCTGAATTTCAGCTGCTTCCAGGTTCGCATCGATTTCCTGCTCGATTCGAATCAGCTGACCTGTTCGCTCCAGGTCATTGACGCATTCACGCAGTCCACGGTATCCCATCGGGGCACGTTTCCATTCATCCAGTAGTAAATCTTGTCATCGTTCCAGTCAGCAGGTTAACGGTTGCCGGCGAATTATACCACGCTGAAGCCGGGAGAACACTGGATTGACGTTCCGTTTGCATTTGCATTCGGGGAGTGATCTTCTATGATTTGCGTGCAGCAGGATTCTCTTTTTTCGAGCCCGTTATCAGCGAAGAATGAAAAACGCAACATGGAAGCAATAGCCAATGGACTGATATTGCTGATGCTCTCGGTCGGACATGCTGAGCTCTGGATTATGCTGATCAACCGCACGCACGCGCTGAAGATCCCTGATGCCCGGCTCAAACGGCTGCGGCATGTGCTGGAACTGCTGATGGTCCTGTTCCCAATCGTGCTGTTCGCCTCTGTGGGACTCTATCATC contains:
- a CDS encoding alpha/beta hydrolase; this encodes MNPNYLLRSCLAVVVALLLISSPVCGQQKKAKPKRKPFQWVNELKQELPGVTHATFRSPSMNVDVGYCIYLPPQYRDLQNKNERFPVVYYLHGGRPGSETKSVKLVQYIDKQISAGKVDPMIYVFVNGGPVSHYNMPDRKHAMGEDVFVKELIPHIDATYRTIAARKGRGLEGFSQGGRGTTRIMFKHPDLFCSAAPGGAGHATEKRISEENGRESENLVFVKGDNTYDLARKYAQHPQPPLRILIHVGTKGFNYENNLAYMKFLKSLKIPFETLIVPDVPHSAMQIYQKEGLKLMQFHADNFRKAVQQKS
- a CDS encoding UbiD family decarboxylase, with translation MGYRGLRECVNDLERTGQLIRIEQEIDANLEAAEIQRRVYQAGGPAVFFANVRNCRFPMVSNLFGTLERTQYIFRDALRAVNHLVELKVDPSQFWKHPWRYRDVPFSLLHMLPRNCSRGPIMQNRIQLQDLPQLKSWPDDGGPFVTLPQVYTESPRRGGLMNSNLGMYRIQLAGNEYQPNQQIGLHYQIHRSIGVHHAEAIEKGEPLKVNVFVGGAPAMTLSAVMPLPERLSELTFAGALSKRAIRMVRNPGGLPMYADADFCITGWVDPEQLLPEGPFGDHLGYYSLKHPFPVMNVEAIYHRNDAIWPFTVVGRPPQEDTAFGAIIHEITGPAIPSVIPGVHQVHAVDAAGVHPLLLAVGSERYTPYDQERKPQEILTNANAILGQGQLSLAKYLMIIAREDNPQLDAEEIEDFLAHLLERIDWQRDLHFQTCTTIDTLDYSGTGFNMGSKVVMAAAGPVRRELATEIPGDFSLPDGFTAPRVCRPGILAVQAPRFVEQNQDLRKFCAALDLSHPINGFPLVVLIDDSEFTAASLNNFLWTVFTRSNPASDIDGIEAFTEQKHWGCRGALVIDARIKPHHAPPLIENPEITRRVDQLGAPGGPLHGII